The Deltaproteobacteria bacterium genome contains the following window.
CACCTGCAAGAAAGGGTTCGGACTTACCTGTAGGCCGTTAGAAACAGCTCGGTGGCACAAAAGTTTCATTACGGGGGTAAAGGAGAAAAGAGTTATGTCAGAAGGTACGGTAAAATGGTTCAACGATTCAAAAGGTTTTGGTTTTATCGAGCAGGAAAACGGCCCGGATGTGTTTGTACATTTTTCCGCCATTCAGGATGAAGGATTCAAGTCTCTGAATGAGGGGGAAAAGGTTCAATTCGATATTGTCGACGGCCAGAAAGGCCCCCAGGCGGCAAACGTCGTTAAGCTTTAATTCCTCATCTGTTCCCGAAAAACAATACAGGCCCCATGGATTCAACCTCCAAGGGGCTTTTTTTGTGTTTACATCCTTGAAGTATCAGCATCGGTTTTTTGGAGTTCCATGTTTGATCGGTCCCGTTAATCGTTGGATGCGGTTTGCTTTATATGTGCATATTCGTATTTTTTAATCATAATTGTGATATAGATCCTATGCAGAGCAGGAAGACTCCTCTATACTCGCATCAAGTTTGATGGTTGTTCACAGTTTGTCAAATCATTTATCACGCAAGAAGGAGGTTTCAATGAGTATGTTCTGTTATCAATGCGAACAGGCGGCACAGGGAAAAGGGTGTGAAAAGGTGGGGGTCTGCGGCAAGGATCCGAAGGTCGCCGCCCTGCAGGATCTGATGATCTACCAGGCAAAGGGGATCGGATGGCTTGCCCATCATGCACGGGGATTGGGCGAGAAGAACGAAGGGGTTGATCGTTATATCGCCAAGGCCCTTTTCACCACCGTCACCAATGTAGATTTCGATCCCGACCGTCTGGCACAATGGATTCGGGAAGGCGGACGGATCCGCAGGATTGCCGCCGATCTTTACCGGGAGGCGGAACGGAAATCGGGCGGAAAGGTCAATGAAACGGCGTGGCCGGCGCCCGCGCTCTATGAACCGGCGGAGTCGATCGAGGTCCTCCTTAACGAAGCCGGGAATCTTGAAGGAGTAGGTGTCACAAACGGCGCCGATGAAGATATCCGTTCCCTCCGGGAACTCCTGATCTACGGCCTCAAGGGGATGGCGGCCTACGTCGATCATGCGGCCCTCCTCGGCAAGGAAGAGGATTCCGTTTACGCCTTTTTTCACAAGGCCTTATCCGCCGTTTGTGCTCCGGACATTGCCATGGAGGCCCTTTTGGGGCTCAACATGGAGTGCGGCACCATGAATCTTACGGCCATGGAACTCCTTGACGCCGGGCACACGGAACGCTTCGGCCACCCCGAACCGACACCGGTCCGGACGGGGCTGAAGAAGGGACCGGCCATCATTATCACCGGCCATGACCTTGTCGATCTCGAAGCGCTCCTGAAGCAGACGGAAGGGACAGGCATCAATATATACACCCACGGAGAGATGCTCCCGGCACATGGATATCCGGGCCTCAGGAAATATACACATCTGGCCGGTCACTTCGGCACGGCCTGGCAGAACCAGCGGAAGGAATTCGACGGGATCCCCGCTGCGATCCTCTTTACCACCAACTGCATCCAGAAACCGAAGGAAAGCTACATGGACCGGGTCTACACCACCGGTCTTGTCGCCTGGCCGGGGATCACCCACGTGAAGAGAACGGACTTCTCCGCCGTCATCGAGAAAGCAAAGGCCCTTGGGGGTTCCGCCGAGGACCAGGGAGGGACAACCCTCACCACCGGTTTCGCCCGCAATGCCGTCCTCTCCGTCGCCGACAAGGTCGTCGGGGCGGTCAAGAGTGGGGCGATCAAGCACTTCTTCCTCGTCGGCGGCTGCGACGGCGCCAAACCGGGGCGGAACTATTACACCGAATTTGTCGAGAAGGCTCCGAAGGATACGGTGATCCTGACCCTTGCCTGCGGGAAGTTCCGCTTCAACCATCTCGACCTGGGCGACATCGGCGGGATTCCCCGGCTTCTCGATATCGGCCAGTGCAACGACGCCTACTCTGCGATCAAGATCGCTTCAGCCCTCGCGGAGGCCTTCGACTGCGGCGTCAACGACCTGCCTCTCTCCTTCATTCTCTCCTGGTACGAGCAGAAGGCCGTGGTCATCCTGCTTTCGCTCCTGGCCCTCGGGATCAAGGGGATCCGGATCGGACCGACCCTTCCGGCCTTTCTCTCCCCCAACGTCGTCAACTACCTGGTGGAAAACTTCGACGTCAAACCGATTTCCACCCCCTGTCTCGACCTGGCGGAGATCATGGAAGAGAAAGTTTGCACGGAGGCGTAACCTCTCCAGGTGTGTAAAACAAGAAGGATCGGTGCAGATCATGCACCGATCCTTTTTATTTGGGACGATGAACGCGGGGATGCCGATGGCATATCCCCTGATAACCATTGCGATGGGTGTCAGTCGCAGGACGGTGAATGAACCCTGTACCGGGAGGCACGGAGAACAGAATAATGTAAGGCCGGGCGGGATTCAAACCTTTTCCAACCTTTCAGCAATCCAGATCTTGATGATCGACTGTCGAGGCACGCCAAGTCGT
Protein-coding sequences here:
- the hcp gene encoding hydroxylamine reductase; amino-acid sequence: MFCYQCEQAAQGKGCEKVGVCGKDPKVAALQDLMIYQAKGIGWLAHHARGLGEKNEGVDRYIAKALFTTVTNVDFDPDRLAQWIREGGRIRRIAADLYREAERKSGGKVNETAWPAPALYEPAESIEVLLNEAGNLEGVGVTNGADEDIRSLRELLIYGLKGMAAYVDHAALLGKEEDSVYAFFHKALSAVCAPDIAMEALLGLNMECGTMNLTAMELLDAGHTERFGHPEPTPVRTGLKKGPAIIITGHDLVDLEALLKQTEGTGINIYTHGEMLPAHGYPGLRKYTHLAGHFGTAWQNQRKEFDGIPAAILFTTNCIQKPKESYMDRVYTTGLVAWPGITHVKRTDFSAVIEKAKALGGSAEDQGGTTLTTGFARNAVLSVADKVVGAVKSGAIKHFFLVGGCDGAKPGRNYYTEFVEKAPKDTVILTLACGKFRFNHLDLGDIGGIPRLLDIGQCNDAYSAIKIASALAEAFDCGVNDLPLSFILSWYEQKAVVILLSLLALGIKGIRIGPTLPAFLSPNVVNYLVENFDVKPISTPCLDLAEIMEEKVCTEA
- a CDS encoding cold-shock protein — encoded protein: MSEGTVKWFNDSKGFGFIEQENGPDVFVHFSAIQDEGFKSLNEGEKVQFDIVDGQKGPQAANVVKL